A single genomic interval of Scylla paramamosain isolate STU-SP2022 chromosome 12, ASM3559412v1, whole genome shotgun sequence harbors:
- the LOC135105803 gene encoding uncharacterized protein LOC135105803 isoform X6, with protein MAVCSLPRTATLQDTELLGLATVSLATVKLPMVRRPLPLTRSLPTPGTTPTSSSPMGTVTVTVVFRSIPSVAGCNISSAPDSVLERAGQAILGSVAPGQTSGLGTPVGTLRRPSLTGLGDDEDGISKKRPNAPWYSQASRRWGTQAGTQDIGDILASGLGLMELTIIRARDLVAKDLNGYSDPYCVVKVNGEVKYRTRVKKKTLNPEWEETLMTHLPKAPDHLSITLWDHDAFGRDFLGSVSLGEEEVRGMSIGDAPVWCLLEGTKSGHLEVRIKVISDDYEIKAADGPLAAGVPLGAGSTEGKVVMVGTEGDPDNSEGVASQESVDEPESPILSSDLQDSQNGETPPLTNGRRASESSILDNQREEPPIHTNLRGTMSGSATPASSSPVHAPVQSRRSGAKIIASALSMARARSHEASPAHSPKSTKAIPKISLTEHHSEDDYGGGSSSSPEHHHRHRHHHKSKKSSDGGLRAVREKVCRGLAHPLRRFRSEANVRGEQQQQEEEEEEEEGCQELQDSPHHPHHHPRLQLSLSVGVPVRVGVGGGESDASELLGGDAPLSHAKSQPNLLLEAARLSSSTKALNSSNNNNVNNNNSSSIPQRAEVFVNVRGVAKRVQGLHIPRSGLQLFLRVRISSDEKSGGSLSSTSSSSSSGRSTKTVGRSRLVPACPSPTFDCEWQVDSEVSRRAILVLEVRSGSRQLLNSSNVTLGDLFTEPGAEGSVERWVNLQGGATLLLKASHGGDAPPTSRRRSLFRSWSLHRLGKI; from the exons ATGGCAGTCTGCTCCCTCCCCCGCACTGCCACTCTTCAGGACACAGAGCTGCTGGGTCTGGCCACAGTCTCCCTTGCAACA GTGAAGCTGCCCATGGTCCGCAGACCGCTGCCCCTCACCCGAAGTCTCCCAACTCCAGGCACCACCcccacatcctcctctcctatGGG GACAGTGACTGTGACAGTTGTGTTCCGCTCCATCCCATCAGTGGCCGGCTGCAACATTTCCTCGGCACCTGATTCTGTTTTGGAGCGAGCTGGGCAAGCCATCCTGGGATCAGTGGCACCTGGCCAGACATCAGGTCTTGGCACCCCTGTTGGCACGCTGCGACGGCCCTCCCTCACAGGGCTCGGGGATGATGAGGATGGTATCAGCAAAAAACGGCCAAATGCACCATGGTACTCCCAGGCC AGTCGTCGTTGGGGCACCCAGGCAGGGACACAGGACATTGGGGACATCCTGGCCTCGGGGCTTGGTCTCATGGAACTCACCATCATCAG GGCACGAGATCTGGTAGCTAAGGACCTGAACGGGTACAGTGACCCTTATTGTGTGGTGAAGGTCAACGGGGAGGTCAAGTACAGGACACGGGTGAAAAAGAAGACTCTCAACccagaatgggaagaaacactCATGACACACCTGCCCAAAGCTCCCGACCACCTATCCATC ACTCTGTGGGACCATGATGCCTTTGGAAGGGATTTCCTGGGGTCTGTGTcccttggggaggaggaagtgcgtGGGATGTCCATTGGTGATGCCCCTGTGTGGTGCCTACTGGAGGGCACCAAGTCAGGGCACCTGGAAGTGAGGATCAAAGTTATCTCAGATGATTACGAG ATCAAGGCAGCAGATGGCCCATTGGCAGCTGGAGTACCATTGGGAGCTGGTAGCACAGAAGGGAAAGTGGTTATGGTTGGAACAGAAGGGGACCCTGACAACTCAGAAGGTGTGGCCTCACAGGAATCAGTTGATGAG CCGGAAAGCCCAATCCTGTCATCTGATCTTCAAGATAGCCAGAACGGTGAAACACCTCCCTTGACTAATGGACGGAGGGCCAGCGAGTCATCCATCCTGGACAACCAGAGGGAGGAGCCGCCCATCCACACAAACCTGAGAGGCACTATGAGTGGATCAGCAAcacctgcctcctccagcccaGTCCATGCCCCAGTCCAGTCAAGGCGCTCGGGAGCCAAGATCATTGCCAGTGCTCTGTCCATGGCTCGCGCCCGCTCCCATGAGGCCTCCCCGGCCCACAGCCCCAAGAGCACCAAGGCTATTCCCAAGATAAGTCTCACTGAACACCATAGTGAGGACGACTATGGtggaggaagcagcagcagccctgagcaccaccaccgtcaccgccaccaccacaagtctAAGAAAAGCTCTGATGGGGGTCTGAGGGCAGTGCGGGAGAAG GTGTGTCGCGGTCTGGCTCACCCCCTCAGACGCTTTCGGTCTGAGGCAAATGTAAGGggagagcaacagcagcaagaagaggaagaggaagaggaagaaggctgTCAAGAACTTCAGGATTCacctcaccacccccaccaccacccccgcctGCAGTTGTCCCTCAGCGTTGGGGTGCCAGTGAGGGTaggggtgggtggaggggagagtgatGCATCAGAGTTACTGGGAGGGGATGCACCGCTCAGCCATGCCAAGTCTCAGCCCAACCTGCTCCTGGAGGCTGCCAGAC TTTCGTCATCTACGAAAGCACtgaatagcagcaacaacaacaatgttaacaacaacaacagcagcagtattcCACAACGGGCTGAGGTGTTTGTCAATGTGCGTGGTGTTGCCAAGCGTGTGCAGGGGCTCCACATTCCTCGCTCGGGCCTGCAGCTCTTCCTCAGGGTCCGCATTAG CAGTGATGAGAAGAGTGGAGGAAGCCttagtagcaccagcagcagcagcagtagtggtaggagCACCAAGACAGTGGGTCGGTCTCGGTTGGTTCCTGCCTGCCCCTCACCAACCTTTGATTGTGAGTGGCAGGTTGACAGTGAGGTCAGCCGGCGTGCTATCTTGGTGttggaggtcaggtcagggtcaCGCCAGCTCCTCAACTCTTCAAATGTTACTCTTGGAGATCTTTTCACAG
- the LOC135105803 gene encoding uncharacterized protein LOC135105803 isoform X7: MAVCSLPRTATLQDTELLGLATVSLATVKLPMVRRPLPLTRSLPTPGTTPTSSSPMGTVTVTVVFRSIPSVAGCNISSAPDSVLERAGQAILGSVAPGQTSGLGTPVGTLRRPSLTGLGDDEDGISKKRPNAPWYSQASRRWGTQAGTQDIGDILASGLGLMELTIIRARDLVAKDLNGYSDPYCVVKVNGEVKYRTRVKKKTLNPEWEETLMTHLPKAPDHLSITLWDHDAFGRDFLGSVSLGEEEVRGMSIGDAPVWCLLEGTKSGHLEVRIKVISDDYEIKAADGPLAAGVPLGAGSTEGKVVMVGTEGDPDNSEGVASQESVDEPESPILSSDLQDSQNGETPPLTNGRRASESSILDNQREEPPIHTNLRGTMSGSATPASSSPVHAPVQSRRSGAKIIASALSMARARSHEASPAHSPKSTKAIPKISLTEHHSEDDYGGGSSSSPEHHHRHRHHHKSKKSSDGGLRAVREKVCRGLAHPLRRFRSEANVRGEQQQQEEEEEEEEGCQELQDSPHHPHHHPRLQLSLSVGVPVRVGVGGGESDASELLGGDAPLSHAKSQPNLLLEAARLSSSTKALNSSNNNNVNNNNSSSIPQRAEVFVNVRGVAKRVQGLHIPRSGLQLFLRVRISDEKSGGSLSSTSSSSSSGRSTKTVGRSRLVPACPSPTFDCEWQVDSEVSRRAILVLEVRSGSRQLLNSSNVTLGDLFTEPGAEGSVERWVNLQGGATLLLKASHGGDAPPTSRRRSLFRSWSLHRLGKI; the protein is encoded by the exons ATGGCAGTCTGCTCCCTCCCCCGCACTGCCACTCTTCAGGACACAGAGCTGCTGGGTCTGGCCACAGTCTCCCTTGCAACA GTGAAGCTGCCCATGGTCCGCAGACCGCTGCCCCTCACCCGAAGTCTCCCAACTCCAGGCACCACCcccacatcctcctctcctatGGG GACAGTGACTGTGACAGTTGTGTTCCGCTCCATCCCATCAGTGGCCGGCTGCAACATTTCCTCGGCACCTGATTCTGTTTTGGAGCGAGCTGGGCAAGCCATCCTGGGATCAGTGGCACCTGGCCAGACATCAGGTCTTGGCACCCCTGTTGGCACGCTGCGACGGCCCTCCCTCACAGGGCTCGGGGATGATGAGGATGGTATCAGCAAAAAACGGCCAAATGCACCATGGTACTCCCAGGCC AGTCGTCGTTGGGGCACCCAGGCAGGGACACAGGACATTGGGGACATCCTGGCCTCGGGGCTTGGTCTCATGGAACTCACCATCATCAG GGCACGAGATCTGGTAGCTAAGGACCTGAACGGGTACAGTGACCCTTATTGTGTGGTGAAGGTCAACGGGGAGGTCAAGTACAGGACACGGGTGAAAAAGAAGACTCTCAACccagaatgggaagaaacactCATGACACACCTGCCCAAAGCTCCCGACCACCTATCCATC ACTCTGTGGGACCATGATGCCTTTGGAAGGGATTTCCTGGGGTCTGTGTcccttggggaggaggaagtgcgtGGGATGTCCATTGGTGATGCCCCTGTGTGGTGCCTACTGGAGGGCACCAAGTCAGGGCACCTGGAAGTGAGGATCAAAGTTATCTCAGATGATTACGAG ATCAAGGCAGCAGATGGCCCATTGGCAGCTGGAGTACCATTGGGAGCTGGTAGCACAGAAGGGAAAGTGGTTATGGTTGGAACAGAAGGGGACCCTGACAACTCAGAAGGTGTGGCCTCACAGGAATCAGTTGATGAG CCGGAAAGCCCAATCCTGTCATCTGATCTTCAAGATAGCCAGAACGGTGAAACACCTCCCTTGACTAATGGACGGAGGGCCAGCGAGTCATCCATCCTGGACAACCAGAGGGAGGAGCCGCCCATCCACACAAACCTGAGAGGCACTATGAGTGGATCAGCAAcacctgcctcctccagcccaGTCCATGCCCCAGTCCAGTCAAGGCGCTCGGGAGCCAAGATCATTGCCAGTGCTCTGTCCATGGCTCGCGCCCGCTCCCATGAGGCCTCCCCGGCCCACAGCCCCAAGAGCACCAAGGCTATTCCCAAGATAAGTCTCACTGAACACCATAGTGAGGACGACTATGGtggaggaagcagcagcagccctgagcaccaccaccgtcaccgccaccaccacaagtctAAGAAAAGCTCTGATGGGGGTCTGAGGGCAGTGCGGGAGAAG GTGTGTCGCGGTCTGGCTCACCCCCTCAGACGCTTTCGGTCTGAGGCAAATGTAAGGggagagcaacagcagcaagaagaggaagaggaagaggaagaaggctgTCAAGAACTTCAGGATTCacctcaccacccccaccaccacccccgcctGCAGTTGTCCCTCAGCGTTGGGGTGCCAGTGAGGGTaggggtgggtggaggggagagtgatGCATCAGAGTTACTGGGAGGGGATGCACCGCTCAGCCATGCCAAGTCTCAGCCCAACCTGCTCCTGGAGGCTGCCAGAC TTTCGTCATCTACGAAAGCACtgaatagcagcaacaacaacaatgttaacaacaacaacagcagcagtattcCACAACGGGCTGAGGTGTTTGTCAATGTGCGTGGTGTTGCCAAGCGTGTGCAGGGGCTCCACATTCCTCGCTCGGGCCTGCAGCTCTTCCTCAGGGTCCGCATTAG TGATGAGAAGAGTGGAGGAAGCCttagtagcaccagcagcagcagcagtagtggtaggagCACCAAGACAGTGGGTCGGTCTCGGTTGGTTCCTGCCTGCCCCTCACCAACCTTTGATTGTGAGTGGCAGGTTGACAGTGAGGTCAGCCGGCGTGCTATCTTGGTGttggaggtcaggtcagggtcaCGCCAGCTCCTCAACTCTTCAAATGTTACTCTTGGAGATCTTTTCACAG
- the LOC135105803 gene encoding uncharacterized protein LOC135105803 isoform X4, which produces MAVCSLPRTATLQDTELLGLATVSLATVKLPMVRRPLPLTRSLPTPGTTPTSSSPMGTVTVTVVFRSIPSVAGCNISSAPDSVLERAGQAILGSVAPGQTSGLGTPVGTLRRPSLTGLGDDEDGISKKRPNAPWYSQASRRWGTQAGTQDIGDILASGLGLMELTIIRARDLVAKDLNGYSDPYCVVKVNGEVKYRTRVKKKTLNPEWEETLMTHLPKAPDHLSITLWDHDAFGRDFLGSVSLGEEEVRGMSIGDAPVWCLLEGTKSGHLEVRIKVISDDYEHQIKAADGPLAAGVPLGAGSTEGKVVMVGTEGDPDNSEGVASQESVDEPESPILSSDLQDSQNGETPPLTNGRRASESSILDNQREEPPIHTNLRGTMSGSATPASSSPVHAPVQSRRSGAKIIASALSMARARSHEASPAHSPKSTKAIPKISLTEHHSEDDYGGGSSSSPEHHHRHRHHHKSKKSSDGGLRAVREKVCRGLAHPLRRFRSEANVRGEQQQQEEEEEEEEGCQELQDSPHHPHHHPRLQLSLSVGVPVRVGVGGGESDASELLGGDAPLSHAKSQPNLLLEAARLSSSTKALNSSNNNNVNNNNSSSIPQRAEVFVNVRGVAKRVQGLHIPRSGLQLFLRVRISSDEKSGGSLSSTSSSSSSGRSTKTVGRSRLVPACPSPTFDCEWQVDSEVSRRAILVLEVRSGSRQLLNSSNVTLGDLFTEPGAEGSVERWVNLQGGATLLLKASHGGDAPPTSRRRSLFRSWSLHRLGKI; this is translated from the exons ATGGCAGTCTGCTCCCTCCCCCGCACTGCCACTCTTCAGGACACAGAGCTGCTGGGTCTGGCCACAGTCTCCCTTGCAACA GTGAAGCTGCCCATGGTCCGCAGACCGCTGCCCCTCACCCGAAGTCTCCCAACTCCAGGCACCACCcccacatcctcctctcctatGGG GACAGTGACTGTGACAGTTGTGTTCCGCTCCATCCCATCAGTGGCCGGCTGCAACATTTCCTCGGCACCTGATTCTGTTTTGGAGCGAGCTGGGCAAGCCATCCTGGGATCAGTGGCACCTGGCCAGACATCAGGTCTTGGCACCCCTGTTGGCACGCTGCGACGGCCCTCCCTCACAGGGCTCGGGGATGATGAGGATGGTATCAGCAAAAAACGGCCAAATGCACCATGGTACTCCCAGGCC AGTCGTCGTTGGGGCACCCAGGCAGGGACACAGGACATTGGGGACATCCTGGCCTCGGGGCTTGGTCTCATGGAACTCACCATCATCAG GGCACGAGATCTGGTAGCTAAGGACCTGAACGGGTACAGTGACCCTTATTGTGTGGTGAAGGTCAACGGGGAGGTCAAGTACAGGACACGGGTGAAAAAGAAGACTCTCAACccagaatgggaagaaacactCATGACACACCTGCCCAAAGCTCCCGACCACCTATCCATC ACTCTGTGGGACCATGATGCCTTTGGAAGGGATTTCCTGGGGTCTGTGTcccttggggaggaggaagtgcgtGGGATGTCCATTGGTGATGCCCCTGTGTGGTGCCTACTGGAGGGCACCAAGTCAGGGCACCTGGAAGTGAGGATCAAAGTTATCTCAGATGATTACGAG CATCAGATCAAGGCAGCAGATGGCCCATTGGCAGCTGGAGTACCATTGGGAGCTGGTAGCACAGAAGGGAAAGTGGTTATGGTTGGAACAGAAGGGGACCCTGACAACTCAGAAGGTGTGGCCTCACAGGAATCAGTTGATGAG CCGGAAAGCCCAATCCTGTCATCTGATCTTCAAGATAGCCAGAACGGTGAAACACCTCCCTTGACTAATGGACGGAGGGCCAGCGAGTCATCCATCCTGGACAACCAGAGGGAGGAGCCGCCCATCCACACAAACCTGAGAGGCACTATGAGTGGATCAGCAAcacctgcctcctccagcccaGTCCATGCCCCAGTCCAGTCAAGGCGCTCGGGAGCCAAGATCATTGCCAGTGCTCTGTCCATGGCTCGCGCCCGCTCCCATGAGGCCTCCCCGGCCCACAGCCCCAAGAGCACCAAGGCTATTCCCAAGATAAGTCTCACTGAACACCATAGTGAGGACGACTATGGtggaggaagcagcagcagccctgagcaccaccaccgtcaccgccaccaccacaagtctAAGAAAAGCTCTGATGGGGGTCTGAGGGCAGTGCGGGAGAAG GTGTGTCGCGGTCTGGCTCACCCCCTCAGACGCTTTCGGTCTGAGGCAAATGTAAGGggagagcaacagcagcaagaagaggaagaggaagaggaagaaggctgTCAAGAACTTCAGGATTCacctcaccacccccaccaccacccccgcctGCAGTTGTCCCTCAGCGTTGGGGTGCCAGTGAGGGTaggggtgggtggaggggagagtgatGCATCAGAGTTACTGGGAGGGGATGCACCGCTCAGCCATGCCAAGTCTCAGCCCAACCTGCTCCTGGAGGCTGCCAGAC TTTCGTCATCTACGAAAGCACtgaatagcagcaacaacaacaatgttaacaacaacaacagcagcagtattcCACAACGGGCTGAGGTGTTTGTCAATGTGCGTGGTGTTGCCAAGCGTGTGCAGGGGCTCCACATTCCTCGCTCGGGCCTGCAGCTCTTCCTCAGGGTCCGCATTAG CAGTGATGAGAAGAGTGGAGGAAGCCttagtagcaccagcagcagcagcagtagtggtaggagCACCAAGACAGTGGGTCGGTCTCGGTTGGTTCCTGCCTGCCCCTCACCAACCTTTGATTGTGAGTGGCAGGTTGACAGTGAGGTCAGCCGGCGTGCTATCTTGGTGttggaggtcaggtcagggtcaCGCCAGCTCCTCAACTCTTCAAATGTTACTCTTGGAGATCTTTTCACAG
- the LOC135105803 gene encoding uncharacterized protein LOC135105803 isoform X1, giving the protein MAVCSLPRTATLQDTELLGLATVSLATVKLPMVRRPLPLTRSLPTPGTTPTSSSPMGTVTVTVVFRSIPSVAGCNISSAPDSVLERAGQAILGSVAPGQTSGLGTPVGTLRRPSLTGLGDDEDGISKKRPNAPWYSQASRRWGTQAGTQDIGDILASGLGLMELTIIRARDLVAKDLNGYSDPYCVVKVNGEVKYRTRVKKKTLNPEWEETLMTHLPKAPDHLSITLWDHDAFGRDFLGSVSLGEEEVRGMSIGDAPVWCLLEGTKSGHLEVRIKVISDDYEILFDEFSPEGFILSGAAAQHQIKAADGPLAAGVPLGAGSTEGKVVMVGTEGDPDNSEGVASQESVDEPESPILSSDLQDSQNGETPPLTNGRRASESSILDNQREEPPIHTNLRGTMSGSATPASSSPVHAPVQSRRSGAKIIASALSMARARSHEASPAHSPKSTKAIPKISLTEHHSEDDYGGGSSSSPEHHHRHRHHHKSKKSSDGGLRAVREKVCRGLAHPLRRFRSEANVRGEQQQQEEEEEEEEGCQELQDSPHHPHHHPRLQLSLSVGVPVRVGVGGGESDASELLGGDAPLSHAKSQPNLLLEAARLSSSTKALNSSNNNNVNNNNSSSIPQRAEVFVNVRGVAKRVQGLHIPRSGLQLFLRVRISSDEKSGGSLSSTSSSSSSGRSTKTVGRSRLVPACPSPTFDCEWQVDSEVSRRAILVLEVRSGSRQLLNSSNVTLGDLFTEPGAEGSVERWVNLQGGATLLLKASHGGDAPPTSRRRSLFRSWSLHRLGKI; this is encoded by the exons ATGGCAGTCTGCTCCCTCCCCCGCACTGCCACTCTTCAGGACACAGAGCTGCTGGGTCTGGCCACAGTCTCCCTTGCAACA GTGAAGCTGCCCATGGTCCGCAGACCGCTGCCCCTCACCCGAAGTCTCCCAACTCCAGGCACCACCcccacatcctcctctcctatGGG GACAGTGACTGTGACAGTTGTGTTCCGCTCCATCCCATCAGTGGCCGGCTGCAACATTTCCTCGGCACCTGATTCTGTTTTGGAGCGAGCTGGGCAAGCCATCCTGGGATCAGTGGCACCTGGCCAGACATCAGGTCTTGGCACCCCTGTTGGCACGCTGCGACGGCCCTCCCTCACAGGGCTCGGGGATGATGAGGATGGTATCAGCAAAAAACGGCCAAATGCACCATGGTACTCCCAGGCC AGTCGTCGTTGGGGCACCCAGGCAGGGACACAGGACATTGGGGACATCCTGGCCTCGGGGCTTGGTCTCATGGAACTCACCATCATCAG GGCACGAGATCTGGTAGCTAAGGACCTGAACGGGTACAGTGACCCTTATTGTGTGGTGAAGGTCAACGGGGAGGTCAAGTACAGGACACGGGTGAAAAAGAAGACTCTCAACccagaatgggaagaaacactCATGACACACCTGCCCAAAGCTCCCGACCACCTATCCATC ACTCTGTGGGACCATGATGCCTTTGGAAGGGATTTCCTGGGGTCTGTGTcccttggggaggaggaagtgcgtGGGATGTCCATTGGTGATGCCCCTGTGTGGTGCCTACTGGAGGGCACCAAGTCAGGGCACCTGGAAGTGAGGATCAAAGTTATCTCAGATGATTACGAG ATCCTATTTGATGAATTCAGTCCTGAAGGGTTTATCTTGTCAGGTGCAGCAGCCCAG CATCAGATCAAGGCAGCAGATGGCCCATTGGCAGCTGGAGTACCATTGGGAGCTGGTAGCACAGAAGGGAAAGTGGTTATGGTTGGAACAGAAGGGGACCCTGACAACTCAGAAGGTGTGGCCTCACAGGAATCAGTTGATGAG CCGGAAAGCCCAATCCTGTCATCTGATCTTCAAGATAGCCAGAACGGTGAAACACCTCCCTTGACTAATGGACGGAGGGCCAGCGAGTCATCCATCCTGGACAACCAGAGGGAGGAGCCGCCCATCCACACAAACCTGAGAGGCACTATGAGTGGATCAGCAAcacctgcctcctccagcccaGTCCATGCCCCAGTCCAGTCAAGGCGCTCGGGAGCCAAGATCATTGCCAGTGCTCTGTCCATGGCTCGCGCCCGCTCCCATGAGGCCTCCCCGGCCCACAGCCCCAAGAGCACCAAGGCTATTCCCAAGATAAGTCTCACTGAACACCATAGTGAGGACGACTATGGtggaggaagcagcagcagccctgagcaccaccaccgtcaccgccaccaccacaagtctAAGAAAAGCTCTGATGGGGGTCTGAGGGCAGTGCGGGAGAAG GTGTGTCGCGGTCTGGCTCACCCCCTCAGACGCTTTCGGTCTGAGGCAAATGTAAGGggagagcaacagcagcaagaagaggaagaggaagaggaagaaggctgTCAAGAACTTCAGGATTCacctcaccacccccaccaccacccccgcctGCAGTTGTCCCTCAGCGTTGGGGTGCCAGTGAGGGTaggggtgggtggaggggagagtgatGCATCAGAGTTACTGGGAGGGGATGCACCGCTCAGCCATGCCAAGTCTCAGCCCAACCTGCTCCTGGAGGCTGCCAGAC TTTCGTCATCTACGAAAGCACtgaatagcagcaacaacaacaatgttaacaacaacaacagcagcagtattcCACAACGGGCTGAGGTGTTTGTCAATGTGCGTGGTGTTGCCAAGCGTGTGCAGGGGCTCCACATTCCTCGCTCGGGCCTGCAGCTCTTCCTCAGGGTCCGCATTAG CAGTGATGAGAAGAGTGGAGGAAGCCttagtagcaccagcagcagcagcagtagtggtaggagCACCAAGACAGTGGGTCGGTCTCGGTTGGTTCCTGCCTGCCCCTCACCAACCTTTGATTGTGAGTGGCAGGTTGACAGTGAGGTCAGCCGGCGTGCTATCTTGGTGttggaggtcaggtcagggtcaCGCCAGCTCCTCAACTCTTCAAATGTTACTCTTGGAGATCTTTTCACAG